The Rhodopseudomonas palustris genome window below encodes:
- a CDS encoding TIGR02302 family protein, translated as MSGSIPDPSQAPHDEEAVARLHLDKAIGRATLAIAWERTWPHLARLMSVVGLFLALSWAGLWLVLPFSARIAGLVLLAALALGALIPAIRFRWPSRDEALARLDRNTGLKHRPATALGDTLASGDPVARALWQAQRDRTLATIRGLKPGLPSPRLPIHDPWGLRALVVILLVATFFAAGEERTPRVMAAFDWKGAMAPSTVRVDAWVTPPVYTNKPPIILTAASNKDLGTPGSGPLPVPVGSTLLVRSSGGDLDIAVGGGLVEVKPDSEAPKGTSERHFRITGDGTARVRAPSSEAPWSFTATPDKPPAIALAKEPQRQARGSLQLSYKLEDDYGVTEAEAQFAAAAPAKAPGTKPADAPRPLFEAPQFKLVLPNARTRAGVGQTVKDFSEDPYAGAEVTLTLTAKDEAGNQGHSEPFTMRLPERLFTKPLARALIEQRRILALDANANSQVYAALDALLIAPEVFTPDAGQYLGLYTIADQLERARTDDALREVVSNLWSLAVLIEDGDASDAEKALRAAQDALKDALERGAPDDEIKQLTDKLRAALDAYMRQLAQQLRNNPQQLARPLDPNTKVMRQQDLENMLQRMERLSRSGDKEAAKQLLDQLAQMLENLQMAQPGQGGDSGDMEQALNELGDMIRKQQQLRDKTYKQGQDQRRDRMRGQDGEQNLGDLQQDQQNLHDRLRKLQQELAKRGLGQSPRGDKGEQGQQGQQGQQGEGGLDQADSAMGDAEGRLGDGNADGAVDSQGRALEALRQGAQKLAEAMQQGDGDGQGDGQGNRPGRQQSGANQTDPLGRPLRGRDLGDDLTVKIPGEIDVQRVRRILEELRRRLGDSGRPQIELDYIERLLKDY; from the coding sequence TTGAGCGGCAGCATTCCCGATCCGTCGCAGGCCCCGCACGATGAAGAGGCGGTCGCGCGGCTGCACCTGGACAAGGCGATCGGGCGCGCCACGCTGGCGATTGCCTGGGAGCGCACGTGGCCGCATCTGGCGCGGCTGATGAGCGTCGTCGGCCTGTTCCTGGCGCTGTCCTGGGCCGGGCTGTGGCTGGTGTTGCCGTTCTCGGCTCGCATCGCCGGCTTGGTGCTGCTCGCTGCCCTGGCGCTCGGCGCGCTGATCCCGGCCATCAGGTTCCGTTGGCCGAGCCGCGACGAGGCGCTGGCGCGGCTCGATCGCAATACCGGCCTGAAGCATCGCCCGGCGACGGCGCTCGGCGACACGTTGGCGTCCGGCGATCCGGTGGCCCGCGCGCTGTGGCAGGCCCAGCGCGACCGCACCCTGGCGACGATCCGCGGCCTCAAGCCCGGCCTGCCGTCGCCGCGGCTGCCGATCCACGATCCTTGGGGGCTCCGCGCCCTGGTGGTGATCCTGCTGGTCGCGACCTTCTTCGCCGCCGGCGAGGAGCGAACCCCGCGGGTGATGGCGGCATTCGACTGGAAGGGCGCGATGGCGCCCTCGACCGTCCGGGTCGATGCCTGGGTGACGCCGCCGGTCTATACCAACAAGCCGCCGATCATTCTCACCGCCGCCTCCAACAAGGACCTCGGCACCCCGGGCAGCGGCCCGCTGCCGGTGCCGGTCGGCTCGACTCTGCTGGTGCGCTCCAGCGGCGGCGATCTCGACATCGCGGTCGGCGGCGGCCTGGTCGAGGTCAAGCCGGACAGCGAAGCCCCCAAGGGCACCAGCGAACGGCATTTCCGCATCACCGGCGACGGCACCGCGCGGGTCCGGGCGCCGTCGAGCGAAGCGCCGTGGAGCTTCACCGCCACCCCGGACAAGCCGCCGGCGATCGCGCTCGCCAAGGAGCCGCAGCGCCAGGCGCGCGGTTCGCTGCAGCTGTCCTACAAGCTCGAAGACGATTACGGGGTGACCGAGGCCGAGGCGCAGTTCGCCGCTGCTGCCCCGGCCAAGGCCCCGGGCACGAAGCCCGCGGATGCACCGCGGCCGCTGTTCGAAGCGCCGCAGTTCAAGCTGGTGCTGCCGAATGCCCGCACCCGCGCCGGCGTCGGTCAGACCGTCAAGGACTTCAGCGAAGATCCCTATGCGGGCGCCGAAGTCACGCTGACCCTCACCGCCAAGGATGAGGCCGGCAATCAGGGCCACAGCGAGCCATTCACGATGCGGCTGCCGGAGCGGCTGTTCACCAAGCCGCTGGCGCGCGCGCTGATCGAGCAGCGCCGTATCCTGGCGCTCGATGCCAATGCCAATAGCCAAGTGTACGCCGCACTCGATGCGCTGCTGATCGCGCCGGAAGTGTTCACGCCGGATGCCGGCCAGTATCTCGGGCTCTACACCATTGCGGATCAGCTCGAACGCGCCCGCACCGACGACGCGCTGCGCGAGGTGGTGAGCAATCTGTGGTCGCTGGCGGTATTGATCGAAGACGGCGATGCGTCGGATGCCGAGAAGGCGCTGCGTGCCGCACAGGACGCGCTGAAAGACGCGCTGGAGCGCGGGGCGCCCGACGACGAGATCAAGCAGCTGACCGACAAGCTGCGCGCCGCGCTCGACGCCTATATGCGTCAGCTCGCCCAGCAGCTTCGCAACAATCCGCAGCAGCTCGCCCGCCCGCTCGATCCCAACACCAAGGTGATGCGGCAGCAGGATCTGGAAAACATGCTCCAGCGGATGGAGCGGCTGTCGCGATCCGGCGACAAGGAAGCCGCCAAGCAGTTGCTCGATCAGCTCGCGCAGATGCTGGAGAACCTGCAGATGGCGCAGCCCGGCCAGGGCGGCGACAGCGGCGATATGGAGCAGGCGCTCAACGAGCTCGGCGACATGATCCGCAAGCAGCAGCAGCTCCGCGACAAGACCTACAAGCAGGGCCAGGATCAGCGCCGCGACCGGATGCGCGGTCAGGACGGCGAGCAGAACCTCGGCGACTTGCAGCAGGATCAGCAGAACCTTCACGACCGGCTGCGCAAGCTGCAGCAGGAGCTCGCCAAGCGCGGCCTCGGGCAGAGCCCGCGCGGCGACAAGGGTGAGCAGGGTCAGCAAGGGCAGCAGGGCCAGCAAGGCGAGGGTGGTCTCGATCAGGCCGACTCGGCGATGGGCGATGCCGAAGGCCGGCTCGGCGACGGCAATGCCGACGGCGCGGTGGACTCACAAGGCCGCGCCCTGGAAGCGCTGCGCCAGGGCGCGCAGAAACTCGCCGAAGCGATGCAGCAGGGTGACGGCGACGGTCAGGGCGATGGCCAGGGCAACCGCCCCGGCCGCCAGCAGAGCGGTGCCAATCAAACCGATCCGCTCGGCCGGCCGCTGCGCGGCCGCGACCTCGGCGACGATCTCACTGTGAAGATCCCCGGCGAAATCGACGTCCAGCGCGTCCGCCGCATCCTCGAAGAACTCCGCCGCCGCCTCGGCGACTCTGGCCGCCCGCAGATCGAGCTCGACTACATCGAGCGGCTGCTGAAGGATTACTAA
- a CDS encoding lysophospholipid acyltransferase family protein, translating to MFVIFLRSLIFNVLFYVVLVGWVLAATVAALFSGRAVVKVAKMWGQNSIWLMRLICGTKVEFRGLEKIPQGPLIVAPKHQSMWETFALLQFFDEPLYILKRELTWLPVFGQLLLRGGMIAINRAAGVKTLVEMARRAREEVRRGRQLIIFPEGTRRPVDAPPNYKSGVGQIYVDCGVPCLPVALNAGLFWPRRQFMRYPGTIVVEFLDPLPAGLDRREFLRQLSDVVETATNRLVAEARQEQAQLFGRVPSAVPPQAEPAPKPESEQVGNP from the coding sequence ATGTTCGTGATCTTCCTGCGTTCGTTGATCTTCAACGTGCTGTTCTACGTCGTGCTGGTGGGCTGGGTGTTGGCCGCGACCGTGGCGGCGCTGTTTTCCGGCCGCGCGGTGGTGAAGGTCGCCAAGATGTGGGGCCAGAACAGCATCTGGCTGATGCGCCTGATCTGCGGCACCAAGGTCGAATTCCGCGGCCTCGAGAAGATCCCGCAAGGGCCGCTGATCGTCGCGCCGAAGCATCAGTCGATGTGGGAAACCTTCGCGCTGCTGCAGTTCTTCGATGAGCCGCTGTATATCCTCAAGCGCGAGCTGACCTGGCTCCCGGTGTTCGGCCAACTCCTGCTGCGCGGCGGCATGATCGCCATCAACCGCGCCGCCGGCGTCAAGACCCTGGTCGAGATGGCGCGCCGCGCCCGCGAGGAAGTGCGCCGCGGCCGGCAGTTGATCATCTTTCCGGAAGGCACCCGCCGGCCGGTCGACGCGCCGCCGAACTACAAGAGCGGCGTCGGCCAGATCTATGTCGATTGCGGCGTCCCGTGCCTGCCGGTGGCGCTGAACGCCGGACTGTTCTGGCCGCGGCGCCAGTTCATGCGCTACCCGGGCACGATCGTGGTCGAATTCCTCGATCCGCTTCCTGCCGGCCTCGATCGCCGCGAGTTCCTCAGGCAGCTCAGCGACGTGGTCGAAACCGCCACCAACCGCCTGGTCGCCGAGGCGCGCCAAGAGCAGGCACAGCTGTTCGGCCGCGTCCCCAGCGCGGTGCCGCCACAGGCCGAGCCGGCGCCGAAGCCGGAGAGCGAACAGGTCGGCAATCCTTGA
- the ftsE gene encoding cell division ATP-binding protein FtsE codes for MVRFENVGLRYGLGPEILRDLNFAIPAHSFQFLTGPSGAGKTSLLRLLFLSLRPTRGLVNLFGNDVSLLGKDEVAALRQRIGIVLQDFRLLDHMTTYENVALPFRVTGRDESSYRKEVIDLLKWVGLGDRMDALPPVLSGGEKQRAAIARAVIGRPHLLLADEPTGNVDPTLGRRLLRLFVELNKTGTAVVIATHDINLMDQYEARRLVLHQGRLHVYE; via the coding sequence GTGGTCCGCTTCGAAAATGTCGGCCTGCGCTATGGGCTTGGTCCGGAGATCCTCCGCGACCTCAATTTTGCAATTCCGGCGCACTCGTTTCAGTTCCTGACCGGACCGTCCGGCGCGGGCAAGACCTCGCTGCTCAGACTGCTGTTTCTGTCGCTGCGGCCGACCCGCGGCCTGGTCAATCTGTTCGGCAACGACGTGTCGCTGCTCGGCAAGGACGAGGTCGCGGCGCTGCGCCAGCGTATCGGCATCGTGCTGCAGGACTTCCGCCTGCTCGACCACATGACCACCTATGAGAACGTGGCGCTGCCGTTCCGGGTCACCGGGCGCGACGAGTCGAGCTATCGCAAAGAGGTCATCGACCTGTTGAAATGGGTCGGGCTCGGCGACCGGATGGACGCGCTGCCGCCGGTGCTGTCGGGCGGCGAGAAGCAGCGGGCCGCGATCGCCCGCGCGGTGATCGGCCGGCCGCATCTGTTGCTCGCCGACGAGCCGACCGGCAACGTCGACCCGACGCTGGGACGCCGGCTGCTGCGGCTGTTCGTGGAATTGAACAAGACCGGGACCGCGGTGGTGATCGCGACCCACGACATCAATCTGATGGACCAGTACGAAGCGCGCCGCCTGGTGCTGCACCAGGGCCGGCTGCACGTTTATGAATAG
- a CDS encoding cell division protein FtsX codes for MNRQGPLRRADERDVMVDLGHERPQVPPKARNASPIVPRASISGRALVAVVAIMTFLASMTTGVVLLISASAAEWQSEVSSELTVQVRSLRGRDLDRDADRVAEVVRSQPGVVEVRIFTKDESAKLLEPWLGTGLSLDELPVPRVIVARAAPGSGLDLAELRRRVTEAAPSATVDDHRAWIERMRSMTGATVFAGIGVLGLVIVATVISVSFATRGAMAANRPIVEVLHFVGASDSYIANRFFRHFLLLGLQGGLIGGGAAIFVFGFSESVATWFSGTPVGDQFAALLGTFSLRPTGYLALAGMAVLIAGITALASRRTLFSTLNSIE; via the coding sequence ATGAATAGGCAGGGGCCGTTGCGCAGAGCCGACGAACGCGACGTCATGGTGGACCTCGGGCACGAACGCCCGCAGGTGCCGCCGAAGGCGCGCAATGCGTCGCCGATCGTGCCGCGCGCCTCGATCTCCGGCCGTGCGCTGGTCGCCGTGGTGGCGATCATGACGTTCCTGGCCTCGATGACCACCGGCGTGGTGCTGCTGATCAGCGCCTCGGCGGCGGAGTGGCAGTCCGAAGTGTCGAGCGAGCTGACCGTGCAGGTGCGCTCGCTGCGCGGTCGCGATCTCGACCGCGACGCCGACCGCGTCGCCGAGGTGGTGCGCAGCCAGCCCGGCGTGGTCGAGGTGCGGATCTTCACCAAGGACGAATCCGCCAAGCTGCTGGAGCCGTGGCTCGGCACCGGGCTGTCGCTCGACGAGCTGCCGGTGCCACGGGTGATCGTGGCGCGCGCCGCCCCGGGCAGCGGGCTCGATCTGGCCGAATTGCGCCGCCGCGTCACCGAGGCCGCACCCAGCGCGACGGTCGACGACCATCGTGCCTGGATCGAGCGGATGCGGTCGATGACCGGCGCCACGGTGTTCGCCGGCATCGGCGTGCTCGGCCTCGTCATCGTCGCCACCGTCATCTCGGTGTCGTTCGCCACCCGCGGCGCGATGGCGGCCAACCGGCCGATCGTCGAAGTGCTGCACTTCGTCGGTGCCAGCGACAGCTACATCGCCAATCGGTTCTTCCGCCACTTCCTGCTGCTCGGCCTGCAGGGCGGGCTGATCGGCGGCGGCGCTGCGATCTTCGTGTTCGGCTTTTCGGAGTCGGTGGCGACGTGGTTTTCCGGCACACCGGTCGGCGACCAGTTCGCGGCGCTGCTCGGCACCTTCTCGCTGCGCCCCACCGGCTATTTGGCGCTGGCCGGCATGGCGGTGCTGATCGCCGGCATCACCGCCTTGGCCTCGCGCCGTACGCTGTTCAGCACGCTGAACTCGATCGAATGA
- a CDS encoding response regulator has protein sequence MARILIADDEESMRLLVARAIGMDGHETVTAEDGSEALEILTSQNGKFDLLLTDIKMPIMDGIALALAAARDFPELTILLMTGFADQRERASGLDAIVHDVVTKPFSVADIRTAVADALTAKKSSS, from the coding sequence ATGGCGCGCATCCTGATCGCCGACGACGAAGAATCGATGCGCCTGCTGGTCGCCCGCGCGATCGGCATGGACGGCCACGAGACCGTCACGGCCGAAGACGGCAGCGAAGCGCTGGAAATTCTCACCAGCCAGAACGGCAAGTTCGACCTGCTGCTGACCGACATCAAGATGCCGATCATGGACGGCATCGCGCTGGCGCTCGCCGCTGCGCGCGACTTCCCCGAGCTGACGATCCTGCTGATGACCGGCTTCGCCGATCAACGCGAACGCGCCTCCGGCCTCGACGCCATCGTGCACGACGTCGTCACCAAGCCGTTCTCAGTCGCCGACATCCGCACCGCGGTGGCGGATGCGCTGACGGCGAAGAAGAGTAGTAGTTAG
- a CDS encoding YdcF family protein encodes MSSSSDRSELSSSPGRPAGRGGRLRATIVAVLALGFLVGAGGFVAFLAQLHGAERQPQHNADGIVVLTGGSSRVSDAVELLAAGYGKRLLISGVHRTNGARDISRSVPESRDWFTCCVDLDRSAVDTRSNASETRRWVQERGFRSLIVVTSNYHMPRAIAEMSHAMPDVELIPFAVIGDKWRDEPWWTSGGTLRLLLSEYAKYLAVELRVRLSKLGIEVMPEPADQAEPTGARKPATAAAN; translated from the coding sequence ATGTCGTCGTCGTCCGATCGCAGTGAGCTGTCTTCGTCGCCCGGCCGTCCGGCCGGACGCGGCGGGCGGCTGCGCGCCACCATCGTGGCGGTGCTGGCGCTCGGCTTCCTGGTTGGGGCTGGCGGGTTCGTGGCCTTTCTGGCGCAGCTGCACGGCGCTGAGCGGCAGCCGCAGCACAATGCCGACGGCATCGTGGTGTTGACCGGCGGCTCGTCGCGAGTGTCCGACGCGGTCGAATTGCTGGCGGCCGGCTACGGTAAGCGGCTGCTGATCTCCGGCGTCCACCGCACCAACGGTGCCCGCGACATCTCGCGCTCGGTGCCGGAAAGCCGCGACTGGTTCACTTGCTGCGTCGATCTCGACCGCTCGGCGGTCGATACCCGCAGCAATGCCTCCGAAACCCGGCGCTGGGTGCAGGAACGCGGCTTCCGCTCGCTGATCGTGGTGACGTCGAATTACCACATGCCGCGGGCGATCGCCGAAATGTCCCACGCCATGCCGGACGTCGAATTGATTCCGTTCGCGGTGATCGGCGACAAGTGGCGCGACGAGCCGTGGTGGACCAGTGGCGGAACGCTGCGGCTCTTGCTATCGGAATACGCCAAATATCTCGCGGTCGAGCTGCGGGTGCGCCTGTCCAAGCTCGGCATCGAGGTGATGCCCGAACCGGCCGATCAGGCCGAACCGACCGGCGCCCGCAAGCCGGCGACCGCTGCCGCCAACTGA
- a CDS encoding MJ0042-type zinc finger domain-containing protein: MHIVCPHCTTSYAIDPAKLGDAGRTVRCSRCKEVWLARPEDVQSDVRVAAMTVEEQQPATDDLANDPGWGVTEDEQDTPVVESPPITADLPGQGDQDPFTRALANEPAPGDEEELPPRRKRKPSFGTKRRPRSMKERLAEFRKEPLKAAKGLFTAPLAIAVFGSVALGLLIWRADIVRLMPQTAAFYRMIGFEVNLRGLAIKDVRISRETVEAKPVLVIEGVIIGQAKKPVDVPRLRFSVRDAKGTEIYAWNAVLEQQALRPGEIAWFRTRLASPPAEARAIDVRFFNRRDIAAGGA, translated from the coding sequence ATGCATATCGTCTGCCCGCATTGTACGACATCCTATGCGATCGATCCGGCCAAACTGGGAGATGCCGGCCGGACGGTGCGTTGTTCCCGGTGCAAGGAAGTCTGGCTGGCGCGGCCCGAAGACGTGCAGAGCGACGTCCGTGTCGCCGCCATGACGGTCGAAGAACAGCAGCCGGCCACCGACGACCTCGCCAATGATCCCGGATGGGGCGTGACCGAGGACGAGCAGGACACCCCGGTCGTCGAGAGCCCGCCGATTACCGCCGACCTGCCGGGGCAAGGCGACCAGGATCCATTCACGCGCGCGCTGGCCAACGAGCCTGCGCCGGGTGACGAAGAGGAGCTGCCGCCGCGGCGCAAGCGCAAGCCCTCGTTCGGCACCAAGCGCCGGCCGCGCAGCATGAAGGAGCGGCTGGCGGAATTCCGCAAGGAGCCGCTGAAAGCCGCCAAGGGACTGTTCACCGCGCCGCTGGCGATCGCGGTATTCGGTTCGGTGGCGCTCGGTCTGTTGATCTGGCGCGCCGACATCGTCCGGCTTATGCCGCAGACCGCGGCGTTCTATCGGATGATCGGCTTCGAGGTGAACCTGCGCGGGCTGGCGATCAAGGACGTGCGGATCAGCCGCGAGACGGTGGAGGCGAAGCCGGTGCTGGTGATCGAGGGCGTGATCATCGGTCAGGCCAAGAAGCCCGTCGACGTGCCGCGGCTGCGGTTCTCGGTGCGGGACGCCAAGGGCACCGAGATCTACGCGTGGAACGCGGTTCTCGAACAACAGGCGCTGCGGCCGGGCGAAATCGCCTGGTTCAGAACGCGCCTCGCCTCGCCGCCGGCCGAGGCGCGCGCGATCGACGTGCGCTTCTTCAACCGGCGCGACATTGCCGCCGGCGGGGCCTGA
- a CDS encoding leucine-rich repeat domain-containing protein: MDGLAIARERIAQEAKAQTGVLDLGGLGLSELPEELFALKHLRSLNLGSTSTQTRDRRFSWRKPAEANRLGRQANRLFELTSLEELDLEWTDQESLAGIERLPNLQTLYCSNAQVSDLAPIAALANLQTLYCSNTQVSDLAPIAALANLQTLYCSNTQVSDLAPIAALANLQTLDCSNTQVSDLAPIAALANLQTLDCSNTQVSDLAPIAALANLQTLYCGDSQVNDLAPIAALANLQTLDCSNTQVSDLAPIAALANLQTLECSSTQVSDLAPIAALASLQTLECGDTQVNDLAPIAALANLQALYCGDTQVKDLAPIAALANLQTLYCFTTQVSDLAPIAALANLQTLDCSNTQVSDLAPIAALANLQTLDCSNTQVSDLAPIAALIKLQILDCSSTKVSDFTPLTTLANLYMLRCSRSRLKHAPESIWLTASLRELYLHETVLPGVPSEVLSQHGWENCLAPLRAHLRDLEAGEEPISDVKLMVLGNGRIGKTQICRRLRGEPYDAAIDSTHGIFVNSAVLTCDSNSAVRLNIWDFGGQDIYHGTHALFMRSHSAFLLVWTPAFEDTAERAHSGLVFRNQPLVYWLDYIRQFGGDDSPVIVTQARCDSWKEEKLQPPASDSILNRFVFPPRIVRYSSRTDYGRGSLDEALKQVVSYLKEQSGTAVIGLGRAKVKRQIEELRDEDAKLPILERQNRTISRAVFENFCKEAGIDSPDPLLSYLHNAGTLFYRKGLFHDHIVIDQNWALEAIYAVFHREKCFVKIRRLHGRFTQSDLADWIWNEAGYGEKEQQLFISMMESCGICFVHRAAVLEKRIEAEYIAPDLLPDRTETDIDQKWDAGRPSESVEFRYDLLPTFLTRAIISRIGGGAGLAADYWRDGVYLYEADTGSRALVAQRRDDSGFGGSIIIQTQRGRASALLARLTKLVELEQQRLGISSTTTGQRPIHAEARPDEATKHTTTMREEPLKFTQEPTKQPEYFVSYAWGDNTVDGRNRETVVDDLCAAAEARGITILRDKKMLTVGDRISKFMTRLGRGNRVFIVLSQKYLQSPYCMYELAAVWRNSRQDDDEFLKRIRVYALDDAKIWTPTDRAQCAVFWRKQSNELEQILKDHGPDVLGDRDFDRSRLMKEFAHQIGDILSTITDVLQPRTFEELKQYGLADLPDEQQSLAQH; the protein is encoded by the coding sequence ATGGACGGATTAGCGATCGCCCGAGAACGCATTGCCCAGGAAGCGAAAGCTCAGACGGGTGTCCTGGATCTCGGAGGGCTTGGGCTTTCTGAACTTCCCGAGGAATTATTCGCGCTGAAGCATTTGCGCAGCCTCAATCTGGGTTCGACCAGTACGCAAACCCGCGATAGGCGCTTTTCTTGGCGCAAGCCCGCTGAGGCTAACCGGCTCGGAAGACAAGCCAATCGCCTCTTCGAGCTCACCTCGCTCGAAGAACTCGACCTTGAGTGGACCGACCAAGAGAGTCTTGCGGGGATCGAGCGCCTCCCCAACCTGCAGACGCTCTATTGCTCCAACGCCCAGGTGAGCGATCTCGCACCCATCGCCGCGCTCGCCAACCTGCAGACGCTCTATTGCTCCAACACCCAGGTGAGCGATCTCGCACCCATCGCAGCGCTCGCCAACCTACAGACGCTCTATTGCTCCAACACCCAGGTGAGCGATCTCGCACCCATCGCAGCGCTCGCCAACCTGCAGACGCTCGATTGCTCCAACACCCAGGTGAGCGATCTCGCACCCATCGCAGCGCTCGCCAACCTGCAGACGCTCGATTGCTCCAACACCCAGGTGAGCGATCTCGCACCCATCGCCGCGCTCGCCAACCTCCAGACGCTCTATTGCGGCGACAGCCAGGTGAACGATCTCGCACCCATCGCAGCGCTCGCCAACCTGCAGACGCTCGATTGCTCCAACACCCAGGTGAGCGATCTCGCACCCATCGCCGCGCTCGCCAACCTCCAAACGCTCGAGTGCTCCAGCACCCAGGTGAGCGATCTCGCACCCATCGCCGCGCTCGCCAGCCTGCAGACGCTCGAGTGCGGCGACACCCAGGTGAACGATCTCGCACCCATCGCAGCGCTCGCAAACCTGCAGGCGCTCTATTGCGGCGACACCCAGGTGAAAGATCTCGCACCCATCGCAGCGCTCGCAAACCTGCAGACACTTTATTGCTTCACCACTCAGGTGAGCGACCTCGCACCCATCGCCGCGCTCGCCAACCTCCAAACGCTCGATTGCTCAAACACCCAGGTGAGCGATCTCGCACCCATCGCCGCACTCGCCAACCTCCAAACGCTCGATTGCTCAAACACCCAGGTGAGCGATCTCGCACCCATCGCCGCGCTTATCAAATTGCAAATACTCGATTGCTCCAGCACCAAAGTGAGCGACTTTACACCACTCACCACGCTCGCCAACCTGTATATGCTTCGTTGCTCTCGCTCCCGGCTCAAGCATGCGCCCGAGAGCATCTGGCTCACAGCATCTCTACGCGAGCTGTATCTCCATGAAACAGTCCTTCCGGGCGTCCCATCGGAAGTACTATCTCAGCATGGCTGGGAGAATTGTCTCGCCCCCCTTCGCGCACATCTCCGCGATCTTGAAGCAGGAGAGGAGCCGATCTCCGACGTCAAACTAATGGTGCTCGGCAATGGCCGCATTGGGAAGACCCAGATTTGCCGCCGCCTACGCGGAGAACCATACGACGCTGCGATTGATTCAACACACGGCATCTTCGTCAACTCCGCCGTGTTAACCTGTGACAGCAACTCAGCGGTTCGATTGAACATCTGGGACTTCGGCGGCCAGGATATCTATCATGGCACGCATGCGCTGTTCATGCGGAGCCACTCGGCCTTTCTGCTCGTCTGGACACCCGCTTTTGAGGACACAGCCGAACGTGCACATAGTGGGCTCGTTTTTCGCAACCAGCCGCTGGTCTATTGGCTGGACTACATCCGCCAGTTCGGGGGCGACGACTCTCCTGTCATCGTTACTCAAGCGCGGTGCGACTCTTGGAAAGAGGAGAAGCTCCAGCCACCGGCTTCGGACTCGATCCTCAATCGATTTGTCTTTCCACCGCGTATTGTTCGATACAGTTCGCGGACCGATTACGGGCGCGGGAGTCTGGACGAGGCTTTGAAACAAGTTGTTTCTTACTTGAAAGAACAATCTGGGACGGCCGTGATCGGGTTGGGACGCGCGAAGGTCAAGCGACAAATCGAAGAGTTGCGGGACGAAGATGCAAAGCTCCCAATTCTAGAGCGTCAGAATCGAACGATCAGCCGCGCGGTGTTCGAAAATTTCTGCAAAGAGGCCGGAATCGATAGTCCCGACCCTTTGCTGTCTTATCTGCACAACGCCGGCACATTGTTCTACCGCAAGGGTTTATTTCACGATCATATCGTCATCGACCAAAACTGGGCATTGGAGGCAATCTACGCGGTCTTCCATCGCGAAAAATGCTTCGTCAAGATCAGGCGACTTCACGGCCGGTTCACGCAATCCGACCTCGCGGATTGGATCTGGAATGAAGCCGGCTATGGGGAGAAAGAGCAGCAGCTTTTTATCAGCATGATGGAGTCCTGCGGCATCTGCTTCGTGCACCGTGCGGCCGTTCTGGAGAAGAGAATTGAAGCAGAATACATCGCTCCAGACCTCCTGCCTGATCGAACCGAAACAGATATCGACCAGAAATGGGATGCTGGTCGGCCATCCGAGTCGGTTGAATTCCGCTACGACCTGCTGCCGACGTTTCTGACGCGCGCGATCATTTCACGCATCGGCGGTGGCGCCGGACTGGCCGCCGACTATTGGCGCGACGGGGTCTACCTCTACGAAGCAGATACCGGCAGTCGGGCGCTGGTCGCTCAACGCCGGGACGACTCCGGCTTTGGCGGCAGCATCATTATCCAGACGCAACGCGGCCGTGCCAGCGCACTGCTTGCTCGGCTAACGAAGCTGGTGGAACTGGAACAGCAGCGTCTGGGGATCTCCTCGACCACAACGGGGCAACGACCGATTCATGCGGAAGCACGCCCGGATGAGGCCACAAAACATACCACAACTATGCGCGAGGAACCGCTGAAATTCACCCAGGAGCCGACCAAGCAGCCAGAATACTTCGTGTCCTACGCCTGGGGAGACAACACAGTCGACGGCCGCAACCGAGAAACAGTCGTGGATGACCTGTGCGCAGCTGCGGAGGCGCGCGGAATTACGATACTTCGCGACAAGAAAATGCTCACGGTCGGTGACCGTATCTCAAAATTCATGACACGGCTCGGCCGCGGCAACCGGGTCTTCATTGTGTTGAGCCAGAAATACCTGCAATCTCCCTATTGCATGTATGAGCTTGCCGCAGTTTGGCGAAACAGTCGCCAGGACGACGACGAATTCCTCAAGAGGATTCGAGTGTACGCGTTGGACGACGCCAAGATTTGGACCCCAACCGACCGCGCGCAATGCGCCGTCTTTTGGCGCAAGCAGAGCAATGAGCTTGAACAAATCTTAAAGGACCACGGTCCGGACGTCCTCGGTGACCGAGACTTCGACCGTTCTCGACTGATGAAAGAATTTGCGCATCAGATCGGCGACATACTCTCAACGATCACGGACGTTCTGCAGCCACGAACGTTTGAAGAGTTAAAGCAGTATGGCTTGGCAGATCTTCCAGACGAGCAGCAATCCTTGGCGCAACACTGA